A portion of the Cryptomeria japonica chromosome 5, Sugi_1.0, whole genome shotgun sequence genome contains these proteins:
- the LOC131062503 gene encoding copper transport protein ATX1 isoform X2, whose amino-acid sequence MSCQGCVGAVKRVLSKMEGVESYDVNLQDQKVTVKGNIKPEIVLQTVRNAGKETSFWPAEGK is encoded by the exons ATGTCCTGTCAAGGTTGTGTTGGAGCTGTAAAGCGAGTGCTCAGCAAAATGGAAG GGGTcgaatcatatgatgtgaacttgCAAGACCAAAAAGTGACAGTGAAAGGAAATATAAAACCTGAGATAGTTCTGCAAACTGTCAGGAATGCTGGCAAGGAGACAAGCTTCTGGCCAGCTGAAGGGAAGTAA
- the LOC131062503 gene encoding copper transport protein ATX1 isoform X1, whose translation MAETVVLKVAMSCQGCVGAVKRVLSKMEGVESYDVNLQDQKVTVKGNIKPEIVLQTVRNAGKETSFWPAEGK comes from the exons ATGGCTGAG ACAGTTGTATTGAAGGTTGCTATGTCCTGTCAAGGTTGTGTTGGAGCTGTAAAGCGAGTGCTCAGCAAAATGGAAG GGGTcgaatcatatgatgtgaacttgCAAGACCAAAAAGTGACAGTGAAAGGAAATATAAAACCTGAGATAGTTCTGCAAACTGTCAGGAATGCTGGCAAGGAGACAAGCTTCTGGCCAGCTGAAGGGAAGTAA